From Podospora bellae-mahoneyi strain CBS 112042 chromosome 3, whole genome shotgun sequence, the proteins below share one genomic window:
- the ERG5 gene encoding RNA polymerase C-22 sterol desaturase (EggNog:ENOG503NVJI; COG:Q), which translates to MATNATSFTSPLATIKYGAVPVPPQLEYVFEIVANASVWQILVTLLALAVVYDQIRYILNKGTIVGPAMKVPFIGPFLESVNPKFEEYHAKWLSGPLSCVSVFHKFVVIASTRDMARKVFNSPAFVKPCVVDVAHKLLGADNWVFLDGKAHVDFRKGLNGLFTRRALEIYLPGQEEVYDRYFKSFVDISKAANFKPVPWMTQFREIITAVSCRTFVGHYLGDEAVKKIADDYYLITEALELVNFPIIIPFTKTWYGKKAADMVLAEFARCAAKSKIRMAAGGEPNCIMDAWVVEMIASKKWRDAEEAGNTEGLTKPTHVLRDFTDYEIAQTVFTFLFASQDATSSAATWLFQIMAQRPDVLDRVRAENLATRNGNPNAPVNLDQLESMTYTRAVVRELLRYRPPVLMVPYVAKKPFPITDTYTAPKGSMVIPSTYLALRDPEVYQNPDVFDPERYYTGDAEVKGAKNYLVFGTGPHYCIGQHYAQMNLCLFLGKASLQLEWEHHATPLSEEIQVFATIFPKDHCPLVFKERRW; encoded by the exons ATGGCCACCAATGCGACAAGCTTCACGTCGCCTCTGGCGACAATCAAGTATGGTGCCGTCCCCGTGCCACCACAGCTCGAGTATGTCTTCGAGATAGTCGCCAATGCGAGTGTCTGGCAGATCCTCGTCACACTTCTCGCGCTTGCCGTTGTCTATGACCAGA TCCGGTATATCCTCAACAAGGGTACCATCGTGGGTCCCGCCATGAAGGTCCCCTTCATCGGCCCCTTCCTCGAATCTGTCAACCCCAAGTTCGAGGAGTACCACGCGAAATGGCTGTCGGGTCCCCTGAGCTGTGTTTCCGTCTTCCACAAGTTTGTCGTCATCGCCTCGACCCGCGACATGGCCCGCAAGGTGTTCAACTCGCCCGCCTTCGTCAAGCCCTGCGTCGTCGATGTCGCTCACAAGCTTCTCGGTGCCGACAACTGGGTTTTCCTCGACGGCAAGGCCCACGTTGACTTCCGCAAGGGTCTCAACGGCCTCTTCACCCGTCGCGCTCTCGAGATCTACCTCCCCGGCCAGGAGGAGGTGTACGACCGTTACTTCAAGTCCTTTGTCGACATCTCCAAAGCCGCTAACTTCAAGCCCGTCCCCTGGATGACCCAGTTCCGCGAGATCATCACGGCCGTCTCCTGCCGCACCTTTGTCGGCCACTACCTCGGCGACGAGGCCGTCAAGAAGATCGCCGACGACTACTACCTCATCACCGAGGCCCTCGAGCTCGTCAacttccccatcatcatccccttcaccaaGACCTGGTACGGCAAGAAGGCCGCCGATATGGTCCTCGCTGAGTTCGCCCGTTGCGCCGCCAAGTCTAAGATACGGATGGCTGCCGGCGGCGAGCCCAACTGCATCATGGACGCCTGGGTTGTCGAGATGATTGCCTCCAAGAAGTGGCGcgacgccgaggaggccggcAACACCGAGGGTCTTACCAAGCCGACTCATGTCCTTCGCGATTTCACCGATTACGAAATCGCCCAAAccgtcttcaccttcttGTTCGCCTCCCAGGATGCCACCTCTTCTGCCGCCACCTGGCTCTTCCAGATCATGGCCCAACGCCCTGACGTCCTCGACCGCGTCCGCGCTGAGAACCTTGCTACCCGCAATGGAAACCCCAACGCCCCTGTTAACCTTGACCAGCTCGAGTCCATGACTTACACCCGCGCTGTGGTCAGAGAGCTCCTCCGCTACCGCCCACCAGTGCTCATGGTTCCTTATGTCGCCAAGAAGCCCTTCCCCATCACTGACACGTACACTGCGCCCAAGGGCTCAATGGTCATCCCGTCGACGTACCTCGCTCTTCGCGACCCAGAAGTCTATCAAAACCCCGATGTCTTTGACCCCGAGAGGTACTACACCGGCGACGCCGAGGTCAAGGGCGCAAAGAACTACCTCGTGTTCGGCACAGGTCCTCATTACTGCATTGGTCAGCATTATGCCCAGATGAATCTTTGTCTCTTCTTGGGGAAGGCGAGTCTGCAGTTGGAGTGGGAGCACCATGCCACGCCTTTGAGTGAGGAGATTCAGGTTTTTGCGACGATTTTCCCCAAGGATCATTGCCCGCTTGTGTTTAAGGAGAGGAGATGGTAG